Proteins from a genomic interval of Treponema brennaborense DSM 12168:
- a CDS encoding RHS repeat-associated core domain-containing protein: protein MKMKKFLAVVAVIMIGLQCIPVSAGGQNSDGTYDYSGAGNPHANDKPPSGGSGSSGGSGGSENGQGSGDSGGSGGSENGQGSGDSGGSGGSENGQGSGDSGGSGGSENGQGSGDSGGSGSSGGSSEPPTGQPELADAVNVETGNIQVEITVAGQPPQDVPAVTGNPVLENQAENTAANVIGTQQQETAGMIQNAAEESQVTQAQETGDPVLLTSGQYVSYETDATIGYGGFPVLRGYRTHNPITGSIGTGWITSLDTRIIRGFDSGIPQKVTSYYQNAVLPMRTYVSNLKKEYVSGHNYPAETDYHQIVTDYKKLIVTWEELLVRAQANTAQAARVRNINSGTKAADISERSLLNAQRIQDSVSETLERYRAELSRCMEQEQLIEQKELLLAKTEETYAQFLKEQEKMNAVQERNQFVNYEGTPQWYRETGFDTLNLIDTKGIIRLYKPTDENKTEWRQVNTVESQKQQIAANGNGFTLSHVNGTNTYYNEWGLYIGETDRNGNSITVNRTENGTITDITTSSGERYTVTYTGNRISSITNGRDPSERVTYTYAGNKLTSVTDVDKDTVHYEYEENRLTKLLKSDGSYVSFTYGMQDAQGNYLTTKTTNEEGFSERFDYDPVNRITTYTTHSGVQTTYRYDEQHRTTEEVHADGSVTQYEYDNLGNLISQILNGDRTTYTYDSKGNRLSAAYSDGSSETWTYNRFSLPISHTDRDGIVETYQRDVKGNLTAYYKGGKLVRSAQYNDKGLVTAITQYGGTTVRTEYEYDSYGNTVKKTTGTKIESWTYDERNRVLSYAINGNTAAVYEYTAKTVTEVRSNGLKTVYTYNGRKDLVSIEQIDTVTGETRVTKYTYDRRHLPVSSSSGDGNTLTETARYLYKPAGEAEADIYSSNNESWITLYTYQNGQRHTIERFKVAGNLPKTITAKELFALKQTVSNVFVQTYDITQTVNGKIAKVTNTLGQITQYKYDNWNHVISITNTLGETSTRSISSGGRLINEQGSHGGVYTYEYDLQGNLTSTGEANSDTVKAEYNADGSIRRVTNRLGEVTEYSYNNRGLVESVKTGTKTDWYTYDNEDRVLSVVTGDTPNKGTAVSYVDYTYSGDGRTVTMTEGGLYKTTYTMNAWNEVTEQLKGDGDTASRRTYTYNAQGNIASFSDGYANKTSYEYNAIGKVSRITYPDGTARTYEYDHLGNVTKITDAEGTVWSGTYDKLGRLVTETGRPGIHKQYFYDALGRITEVKNGGVTVETYSYNERGRTVTVTDGNGSPYTYAKDAFGRLVHETNRLGGSQSYSYDSEGNLARKQDFTGNTTEITYSQGRTVKTVTHSSGEKETFTYDMIGNIIKAENTAGIVTYEYDKGGRLISQYDNASDETVTYTYNSSGTRRKMISTTREVSYSYGKNGETLTIFDNKQRLSVSYKYDTMGREIEKQNGNGITQYTTYDQAGRVVLITEKSSALTGSSSGSLVRGEGYLYDSLGRRSATITDTGAITRYEYNNQGQLSAVYYPDTKELAETQRIEAEHNGLFYKEGSATAVNSFLSGDEYTTLQTLLNRMQNTLGNRLSVLQTFRTEVYTYDSKGNRATKTTPCGTIDYSYDKENRLLSSGWNGQVAVTYTYDANGNLLQEDGRLTVSTYKYNGQNRMVYSRVIDKLQKSAVTTHYEYDAFGRRVIVQEEGSDTMKTLYDGFTFEIVKESPIFANGLFTDKYNTGIQYSTSNTGKPTGDRYRYIEDESDDSRYRYIEDSVYELQTPRFTGNRAVLYGNGSPVAVNRGSSSSSSSSNSNSASSSSTSSGGYFAPTGTRYTNTSYLQDNISYLGTDILGSVRTVTSSYGTVESESTYDVFGTPITGTYTAGIDFGYLRKPYDTATGLYNYGYRDYSPNAARFTTVDPIKDGANWFVYVNNDPVNYVDLWGLADCGLYNSMYSASTGHTEVTLSYTKNSYDVMNVTTRKVNPDGTIDYANNGIKSTNYRATNNVRTPEERGSPVSFNSYNYYPVQFPNGTWSVTPSVAGTNDAEGPLKLRTNANIQVPVFNQDGKLTGEYVTDTGYNIHSGKGETTIGCIKLSDADVAAIAQIVDSALVSGGSATIKVSNGKKNK, encoded by the coding sequence ATGAAAATGAAAAAGTTTTTGGCAGTAGTTGCAGTAATCATGATCGGATTACAATGCATACCGGTATCGGCTGGAGGACAAAATTCTGACGGTACGTATGATTATTCAGGCGCCGGAAATCCACATGCTAATGATAAACCACCCTCCGGCGGTTCAGGTAGTTCCGGCGGTTCAGGCGGTTCCGAAAACGGTCAGGGCAGTGGAGATTCCGGCGGCTCAGGTGGTTCCGAAAACGGTCAGGGCAGCGGAGATTCCGGCGGTTCAGGCGGTTCCGAAAACGGTCAGGGTAGCGGAGATTCCGGCGGTTCAGGCGGTTCCGAAAACGGTCAGGGTAGCGGAGATTCCGGCGGTTCGGGATCTTCCGGCGGCTCATCGGAACCACCTACCGGACAACCCGAACTGGCAGACGCTGTCAATGTGGAAACCGGAAATATTCAAGTTGAAATCACGGTTGCAGGACAACCTCCGCAGGATGTTCCTGCAGTTACGGGAAATCCGGTACTTGAAAACCAAGCGGAAAACACGGCAGCAAACGTAATCGGTACACAACAGCAAGAAACTGCCGGCATGATTCAAAACGCAGCGGAGGAATCACAAGTCACTCAAGCTCAGGAAACGGGCGATCCGGTTCTTCTTACCAGCGGACAATACGTTTCATACGAAACAGACGCAACCATAGGCTACGGCGGATTTCCCGTTCTCAGAGGCTACAGGACTCATAATCCGATAACGGGAAGTATCGGAACCGGCTGGATAACGAGCCTTGATACGAGAATTATCAGAGGCTTCGACAGCGGCATTCCTCAAAAAGTTACCTCTTATTATCAGAATGCAGTACTGCCGATGAGAACCTATGTCTCAAATCTGAAAAAGGAATACGTAAGCGGCCACAATTATCCGGCAGAGACCGATTATCATCAAATAGTAACAGACTATAAAAAACTGATCGTTACCTGGGAAGAATTGCTTGTCAGAGCACAAGCAAACACTGCGCAAGCGGCACGGGTTCGTAATATTAACAGCGGAACGAAAGCCGCCGACATATCCGAACGGAGCCTTCTAAACGCACAAAGAATACAAGACTCCGTATCCGAAACCCTTGAACGCTACCGTGCCGAATTATCCCGATGCATGGAACAGGAACAATTGATCGAACAAAAAGAACTCCTGCTTGCCAAAACGGAAGAAACCTACGCTCAGTTTCTCAAAGAACAGGAAAAAATGAACGCCGTTCAGGAACGCAATCAATTTGTCAATTACGAGGGTACCCCGCAATGGTATCGTGAAACGGGATTCGACACACTCAATCTGATAGACACCAAAGGCATTATCCGTTTATATAAACCGACTGATGAAAATAAAACGGAATGGCGGCAGGTGAATACGGTTGAATCTCAGAAACAACAGATTGCAGCGAACGGGAACGGATTTACGCTCTCACACGTAAACGGAACGAACACCTATTACAACGAATGGGGTTTATATATCGGTGAAACCGACCGAAACGGCAACAGTATCACCGTCAACCGTACGGAAAACGGAACAATAACCGACATAACGACGAGCAGCGGAGAACGGTACACCGTTACGTATACGGGAAACCGCATTTCATCAATAACGAACGGACGCGATCCGTCTGAAAGAGTCACCTATACCTATGCGGGAAATAAACTGACCTCCGTTACGGACGTCGATAAAGACACGGTACACTATGAATACGAAGAAAACCGTTTGACCAAACTGCTCAAAAGCGACGGTAGTTATGTCAGCTTTACCTACGGTATGCAGGACGCACAGGGAAACTACCTGACGACAAAAACGACCAATGAAGAAGGCTTCAGCGAACGATTCGACTACGACCCGGTAAACCGCATCACCACCTATACGACCCATTCAGGCGTGCAGACGACGTACCGCTATGATGAACAGCACCGTACGACAGAAGAAGTACACGCGGACGGTAGCGTTACACAGTATGAATATGACAATCTTGGAAATCTTATTAGTCAAATACTAAACGGTGACCGGACAACGTACACATATGACTCAAAAGGTAACCGATTAAGCGCCGCCTACAGCGACGGAAGCAGTGAAACATGGACATACAACCGCTTTTCACTTCCGATTTCCCATACCGACCGTGACGGAATCGTTGAAACGTATCAGCGAGATGTAAAAGGCAATTTAACGGCGTATTACAAAGGCGGAAAACTGGTACGAAGTGCCCAATATAATGACAAAGGACTTGTAACAGCAATAACCCAATACGGCGGAACAACCGTACGAACAGAATATGAGTACGACTCGTATGGAAATACAGTCAAGAAGACAACAGGCACAAAAATAGAAAGCTGGACATATGACGAGCGGAACCGGGTGCTGTCGTATGCCATAAACGGAAATACCGCAGCCGTCTATGAGTATACGGCAAAAACCGTAACCGAAGTGCGCAGTAACGGGCTGAAAACCGTCTACACCTACAACGGGCGTAAGGATTTGGTATCAATAGAACAGATAGACACGGTAACCGGCGAGACGCGCGTGACAAAATATACCTATGACAGGCGGCACTTACCGGTTTCTTCTTCAAGCGGAGACGGAAACACCCTGACGGAAACCGCCCGATACCTGTATAAACCGGCAGGAGAGGCGGAAGCAGACATTTACAGCAGCAATAATGAAAGCTGGATAACCCTGTACACCTATCAAAACGGACAAAGGCACACTATAGAGCGGTTTAAGGTTGCAGGTAATTTACCTAAGACTATAACAGCGAAAGAACTATTTGCATTAAAACAAACTGTCTCAAATGTCTTTGTACAAACGTATGACATTACACAAACGGTTAACGGTAAAATAGCAAAAGTAACAAATACTTTGGGACAAATCACCCAGTATAAATATGATAACTGGAATCACGTTATAAGCATAACGAATACATTAGGTGAAACGAGTACGAGAAGTATATCATCAGGAGGAAGACTCATAAATGAACAAGGCTCTCACGGCGGCGTATACACGTATGAGTATGACTTACAAGGAAACCTCACTTCCACAGGAGAAGCTAATTCTGACACCGTAAAAGCCGAATACAATGCAGACGGCTCAATAAGACGAGTAACAAACAGACTTGGAGAAGTAACAGAGTATTCTTACAACAACAGAGGATTAGTAGAATCTGTAAAGACAGGAACAAAAACAGATTGGTATACATATGACAATGAAGACAGAGTTTTGTCCGTTGTAACCGGAGACACACCGAACAAGGGAACTGCTGTTTCATATGTTGATTACACATACAGTGGCGACGGCAGAACTGTAACAATGACAGAAGGTGGTCTATATAAAACAACATATACCATGAACGCCTGGAATGAAGTAACGGAACAACTGAAAGGCGACGGCGATACCGCCTCGCGCCGAACGTATACCTACAACGCACAAGGCAACATTGCATCCTTCAGCGACGGCTACGCAAATAAAACTTCATACGAATACAACGCAATCGGAAAAGTCAGCCGAATCACGTATCCCGACGGAACCGCTCGTACGTATGAATACGACCACTTGGGAAACGTAACGAAGATAACGGACGCAGAAGGCACCGTCTGGAGCGGCACTTATGACAAGCTCGGACGACTTGTAACAGAGACTGGCAGACCGGGAATACACAAACAATACTTTTATGACGCACTTGGACGCATAACAGAAGTCAAAAATGGAGGTGTTACCGTTGAAACCTACTCGTACAACGAACGCGGCCGTACTGTCACCGTTACAGACGGAAACGGAAGCCCATACACATATGCGAAGGATGCGTTCGGCCGGCTCGTGCACGAGACGAACCGCCTCGGCGGCAGCCAGTCTTACAGCTACGACAGCGAAGGAAACCTAGCACGCAAACAAGATTTTACAGGAAACACTACAGAAATTACTTACTCGCAAGGTAGAACTGTAAAGACCGTAACTCATAGTTCTGGTGAAAAAGAAACCTTTACTTATGACATGATTGGCAATATAATAAAAGCGGAAAACACTGCCGGAATTGTAACCTACGAATACGACAAAGGCGGACGCCTCATAAGTCAGTATGACAACGCCAGTGATGAAACAGTTACTTATACATATAATAGCAGTGGAACCCGTAGAAAAATGATCAGTACAACAAGGGAAGTCTCATATAGTTACGGCAAGAACGGTGAAACCCTCACTATCTTTGACAACAAACAGCGGTTATCTGTAAGTTATAAGTACGACACCATGGGAAGAGAAATAGAAAAGCAAAACGGGAACGGAATTACACAATATACAACATATGATCAAGCCGGACGAGTTGTGTTAATAACAGAGAAAAGTTCAGCTCTTACAGGTAGTAGTTCTGGCTCATTAGTTCGCGGCGAAGGATATTTGTATGACTCACTCGGACGACGTTCTGCCACTATAACAGATACCGGAGCTATAACCCGTTATGAGTATAACAATCAAGGTCAACTTTCAGCAGTGTATTATCCTGATACGAAAGAACTTGCCGAAACACAGCGAATAGAGGCGGAGCATAACGGTCTGTTTTACAAGGAAGGCAGTGCCACTGCCGTCAACTCATTTCTTTCCGGAGACGAATACACAACCTTGCAGACACTGCTGAACCGTATGCAGAACACACTGGGAAACAGACTTTCCGTACTACAAACCTTTAGAACAGAAGTATACACTTATGATTCTAAAGGAAATAGAGCGACAAAAACGACTCCCTGTGGTACAATAGATTACAGCTACGACAAAGAGAACCGTTTACTCTCTAGTGGCTGGAACGGACAAGTTGCGGTGACGTACACATACGATGCTAACGGTAACTTATTACAAGAAGACGGCAGACTTACAGTCTCTACCTATAAGTATAACGGACAAAACAGAATGGTGTATTCTAGAGTAATAGATAAACTACAGAAAAGCGCAGTAACAACCCACTATGAATACGATGCCTTTGGTAGAAGAGTTATTGTCCAAGAAGAAGGCAGTGACACCATGAAAACTCTTTACGACGGGTTCACCTTCGAGATAGTTAAAGAAAGCCCAATCTTCGCAAACGGATTATTCACTGACAAGTACAATACCGGCATACAATACAGTACCAGCAACACCGGAAAACCTACTGGAGATAGATATCGTTATATAGAAGATGAAAGTGACGACTCAAGATACCGCTACATAGAGGATTCTGTGTATGAATTACAGACACCACGCTTTACTGGCAACAGAGCGGTTCTTTACGGGAACGGCTCACCGGTAGCAGTAAACAGAGGCAGTTCAAGTAGTAGTTCCTCTTCTAACAGTAATAGCGCAAGTTCCTCTAGTACAAGCTCAGGCGGATATTTTGCACCTACAGGAACAAGGTACACAAACACCTCTTATCTACAAGACAATATTTCATACCTAGGAACAGATATACTAGGAAGTGTGCGTACCGTTACTTCCAGTTATGGAACAGTAGAAAGTGAATCAACCTACGACGTATTTGGAACACCGATTACAGGCACTTACACAGCAGGGATAGATTTCGGATACCTTAGAAAACCCTACGACACCGCAACAGGCTTGTATAACTACGGCTACAGAGATTACTCACCAAATGCTGCAAGGTTCACCACTGTTGACCCGATAAAAGACGGAGCTAACTGGTTTGTGTATGTAAATAACGACCCTGTGAATTATGTGGACTTATGGGGGTTGGCTGATTGTGGCTTGTATAATTCAATGTATTCAGCTTCTACAGGGCATACAGAAGTTACTCTTTCTTATACAAAGAATTCCTATGATGTTATGAATGTTACAACAAGAAAAGTAAACCCTGATGGAACAATAGACTATGCAAATAATGGCATAAAATCAACCAATTATAGAGCTACTAATAATGTTCGTACTCCAGAAGAACGAGGTAGTCCTGTGTCATTCAATTCCTATAACTATTACCCCGTTCAATTTCCGAATGGTACATGGTCAGTTACTCCTAGCGTTGCAGGTACAAATGATGCTGAAGGTCCATTGAAATTGCGTACAAATGCAAATATTCAAGTTCCAGTATTTAATCAAGATGGTAAATTAACAGGAGAATACGTAACTGATACTGGATATAACATCCATAGTGGAAAAGGTGAAACAACAATAGGGTGCATTAAATTATCTGATGCGGATGTTGCAGCAATTGCACAGATTGTGGATTCTGCATTAGTTAGTGGTGGTAGTGCTACAATTAAAGTTTCTAATGGAAAGAAAAATAAATAG
- a CDS encoding NADase-type glycan-binding domain-containing protein, translating to MQIKKEILCVLLLALTAFCIAEENRIISFHLSPKNSKPISICEYTFDNDGWIQEIITYSYPATKWGETEFDFDPKNFYIWDNLKDTFPRKTIYKFIYDRENSTITKLITTDSETTVERVFNINGPYDYTGGTQYWDTVFSSYYKEYIFTQRQFSNGYSYIWNIDFKPNEFLYLYDPETNTAKSKFEIEFDGKKVYKIIEPSVDGIVQESVYVSNTINFSSEAAFFNSIVLNSRDLLPFITQPTIKPNKITFTSKQGEIIWQKNVLLKKRNDSKLIINEEYISKDEYGMTYLYDNAGKKIGMMLLSSQFMMYYDKDLKNPTFMGTSNGTSVFSPENINATSHLTERSADYLPENIATIQLALPWVENTKGNGIGERISFSKKNASGMYLINGYISMDRPDLFEKNSRIQQVIIRDTKMDYIQYEYIIDTAKPQYIDLQKFTSDIVEIEISAVYPGTLYEDTCLAGIVLVE from the coding sequence ATGCAAATAAAAAAAGAAATTTTATGTGTTTTACTTCTTGCTTTGACAGCATTTTGTATTGCTGAAGAAAATAGAATAATATCATTTCATTTGTCACCTAAAAATTCAAAACCAATTTCTATTTGTGAATATACATTTGATAATGATGGGTGGATTCAGGAAATAATTACTTATTCTTATCCAGCAACGAAATGGGGAGAAACTGAATTTGATTTTGATCCAAAGAATTTTTATATATGGGATAATTTAAAAGATACATTTCCTCGTAAAACTATTTATAAGTTTATTTATGACAGAGAAAATAGCACAATTACAAAACTAATAACTACTGACAGTGAAACAACTGTTGAACGTGTATTTAATATTAATGGGCCATATGATTATACAGGGGGTACTCAATATTGGGATACAGTTTTTTCTAGTTATTATAAGGAGTACATATTTACTCAGAGACAGTTTTCTAACGGTTATAGTTATATTTGGAATATAGATTTTAAGCCGAATGAGTTCTTGTATTTATATGATCCTGAAACAAATACTGCAAAAAGTAAATTTGAAATAGAATTTGATGGTAAAAAAGTTTATAAAATTATAGAGCCTTCTGTTGATGGAATTGTTCAAGAATCAGTTTATGTTTCAAATACCATTAATTTTTCGTCAGAAGCAGCTTTCTTTAATTCGATTGTATTAAATAGTCGAGACCTATTACCTTTTATAACACAACCAACAATAAAACCAAATAAAATAACATTTACTTCCAAACAAGGTGAAATTATTTGGCAAAAAAATGTTTTATTAAAAAAAAGAAATGATTCAAAACTGATTATAAACGAAGAGTATATTTCAAAAGATGAATATGGAATGACTTATCTGTATGATAATGCTGGAAAAAAGATAGGGATGATGTTGCTATCATCACAATTTATGATGTATTACGACAAGGACTTGAAAAATCCTACCTTTATGGGAACAAGTAATGGTACTTCTGTGTTTTCACCTGAAAATATAAACGCTACATCTCATTTAACAGAAAGAAGTGCAGATTATCTTCCTGAAAATATTGCAACTATCCAACTTGCATTACCATGGGTAGAAAATACAAAAGGAAATGGAATTGGTGAAAGAATAAGTTTTTCAAAAAAAAATGCATCTGGTATGTATTTAATAAATGGTTATATTTCAATGGATCGACCAGATTTGTTTGAAAAAAATTCCCGAATACAACAAGTTATTATTCGAGACACAAAAATGGATTACATTCAATATGAATACATTATCGATACTGCAAAACCACAATACATTGATTTACAGAAGTTTACATCAGATATTGTTGAAATAGAAATTTCAGCCGTTTACCCCGGAACTCTTTATGAGGATACTTGTTTAGCCGGAATTGTTTTAGTCGAATAA